The segment gctaaatattcaaatacatatttttataaagtaataaatttatatattcttaaaaaataagaaaattatttttcatttttttttctattagcatatataaataattactatgtataaaaaaatatatataaaacttatcaaattttatcacAGAAAACATCAATGAAATTCTTAAAACAAGTGGAATTATGAATTTGgaaatatcaacaaatgaGACAACTGCTGAGAGAAGTAAagaaattatctaaaaaaatatagatagtTACAACTTTTATcgatgtaaataaattaataatattagtaattttattacatacGACAATACTAGAAGTCAcattattatatgaaatttattttttattgtttgagGTCAACAAaagtgtttttataaaatgaataaaacattGTGGTCAACAGAAGATGGCCAAACAAAGCCATCAATGATCACATTAACTTCAGAATACAACAGCAACATTTTTGAATATGATTATGCAGGTACGtgacaagtattttttttttttaaatataattttcaataggAAAAATAACacacttggaaaaaaaaaatagtgaaaaaatgtggagtacataaaaaaatgagaatgttgaaaataaaattctgaGTGTTGAACatattgaaatgaaatttttacatttatttgcttttaacacataagaaaatacaaagatataattacttttaaaattactcgtctctctttgttaaaattagactggaaatcattgaaaattattcaaatctatcaacttttttttctataattttggagtaaatttagTGATGTGAAATGTGTTGGGTGGTTGAATAATCAacttacttgaaaaaaaatattaaattcttaTGTTTTGACATTTGAAGaatgttataatattaatttaataaattaataatttttcatttaccaTGTGccaaactaaaaatttatacttttaaaaagctaaaaaaaaaaaaaaataataaagcttAGATgcgtataaaattattcaccaTGAAAAACAAGCGTTATGATGAAATCCAGAATATATTTCTTAGATATTACAGTCATTTTGTGGGTTTCGAACTTTTAgagaatttttatcatattatccGTATTATTTtccctttttcttttattattttattcatacattctgtgattttttttttcttcctcaaaaataataagcaCTCAAAGAAATTCAACTACCATATAtagaataatatattcaaccGAAAGAATACTAAATATAatatccgaaaaaaaaaaaaggtttatttaaaattttcatagaaaaaaataaaattacgtttcattaaattttatgattgatattttcatatatgcaatttattttttattatgttgaaTTAGATGAACTTTATGATGTTCCAACTGGGATCATAATACTACTGAGTATTTGCTATGGAAGTATATCATTTCTTGCAGTTGTTGGTAATTCTCTTGTAATGTGGATTGTAGCTACATCAAAACGAATGCAAAGCGTcacaaattgttttattggtaaaataaataaatattatttttattttattctattattatctGTTTAAACTCTATAATAtcttgtatgtatattttcattttactatttaaaattgttattataaaaacgattatttttttatacgatatttgattataaaaaaatttaatgcttGCAGCAAATTTAGCACTTGCAGATATCGTTATTGGACTTTTTTCCATTCCATTtcaggtaaaaattatttaattacttttatagatatataaaaattgataagtcaattaaattttcaatttataaattattgatttaaataatccaTTTTTATACTGTACatatgtgtgtatatttttttttcttttttagtttcaaGCAGCATTATTACAAAGATGGAATCTACCACATTTTATGTGCCCATTTTGTCCATTTGTTCAAGTCGTTTGTGTAAATGTATCTGTTTTTACACTTACTGCAATCGCATTAGATCGACATCGGGCTGTTCTTAAACCCCTGAGGTAagtttcataatttttttaatattatagaGTAAATTTGATCCTTCGAGTCAGAAGtttaatacacaaaaaaaatatctatatacccatagggaaaaaaataaatataaattatatatttaataaataataatatatttaaattttgtattctaaagtataaatataatctacatttattttttttcatttctatatattaaaacatataaaaactactgataaaaaaatttttcataactggaaaaaaagaatttttatgtttaaatatttcacaGACGTGAttgcatagaaaaaaaatttttatttttcattataaaatatttgttatcgataaataatttattgagtgTACATCACGTacgttgaataataaaaactattttttttaaattaatatttatcatgtgtatttaaaatgaagtagaacttttttataaagtaaaatattcttgaaatatatttttttttaccagttatgataattttttatctgaatgtataaacaaattaaaaaattaacaaataagtAAGTAAGTTTATATTTGCAATTACGaaagacataaaaataatatatttagaccaaacaaaatgaaatttcattgagaaaatttttagaCTGTAAATTTGTCActtattaattcttttattcGTTTATTGTTTTCTTTGTGAAAATACATAACACATGTGATCGATTTAATTTCGTTAACAGTGCACGACCAAGCAAACTACGTGCTAAAATTGTAATAGGAGGTATTTGGTTTATAAGTGGAACACTTGCAGCTCCAATGGCAATAGCATCTAGGGTAGTTTTTGTGCCAGAAAATCCTAATGGTGAGTTTgtctttataataattaataaattcaataaatcatTCTTTTTGTATTCCAAtttgtatattgaaaaaaaaaaaaaacaaacaaacaaacaaaaaacaaaagaaaactATACAAGAGAattgatttattgtttatcaaattattttttcatttattcacaGTGCATATTTCTATACAGatgtctttttttcttttttttaatatttgacaaataataaaaactgaatTTTATGATGAGTCAATATGTTAGTATGATTTACAGTGTagtttttgtacaaaaaaatatcttaaaaataaCGTTACACTTTATCTATCGGGCGTGACAAAATAGTGAATATATACCGAAGGCCcgaagcagaaaaaaaaatatttccacaTATTGATCTAACTCTATTATGTCCACTAAATTTATCCATTTAACCATTTGtcatacattattattttatttatttatatatcccataaataaattataaaaataaaattcaatttttgtcaattcaacaacatgaaaaataatcatattattactatattttataataattaataattaaatcaaaaatagtaataataatattaataataatgataataagaTAGAAATGAAGAATgtctttattaaatttaaattatcccAAGGAAAATTTAGACTTTTCATGTACTTTTTcaagtcgaaaaaaaaatacacaatttaTCCTAATTTGCTTGACATTTtgacttgtatatttttatattttttgtatacgTTTTTTATTCGagtacatatatacaaaatgaatgaaaaaaaaaaaagcatttttttaataaaaatgtatctCAGTCCTCAGAGAATTAGgaaatgcaatttatttttttttacacccgAATACATCTCCAAATtatgcaattaaaaaaaaaaaaaaaaatgttgatgtacataattattaatttgctaCGATAGAAAATGTTGGTAcacagaaaaatttttaatatattttaaatccttcatattttttttttgtttataaaattttttaatattatcatttttagcaTCAAAAAAGTcatagctatatatatattttttttttttaaatcgtgtgagttatttatataatagaattttttttatgtaatttatttagatattttaacAGATCCAGTTCATTATAAGCCATTCTGTCAGAATGTTAATGTTTCCGAAGGGACAATGTTAACCTATCGTGCTCTCTTAGGATTTCTTCAGTATCTTACACCTCTTACAATAATTTCTTGTGTTTATGCACGAATGGGTTTTAAATTATGGGGGAGTAAAGCACCAGGAAACGCCCAAGATTCTCGTGATGCAAACCTcatgaagaataaaaagaaggtaaatatatatattttttttattatcatctatcAGAACCACTACTATTACTAGTTACActgaaatttatattcaatataattcatgttcataattaattttttctatcttctagttattttttttatcttttctattttttaataagtcaTTTGTAAACATTGTTGCACCTTTgtttcattcaaatatattattttcaggtCATAAAAATGCTTGTTATAGTCGTACTACTTTTTGCTGGTTGTTGGTTACCACTTCAAATGTATAATGTTCTTCAGTATACCTTCCCATCAATTAATGAGTAAGATAAAAATGCActgaacaattaaataaatcttttaattatgtttcttgaatatatttttttcaaaatttattttgcagatatcgatatattaatattatatggtTTTGTTGTGATTGGCTTGCAATGTCAAATAGTTGTTACAATCCATTTATTTATGGAATTTATAATGtaagttgaaattaaaatttcattattttatcgatttgtgataattatttatttttaaaataaaaaatactaattaaatttttaatttaaggaaaaatttaaaaaggaaTTCCAACAGAGATGTCCACTTAGGTCAAGAAAATGGTCAGCAAGTGTACCAAATGATAGTATTGATCTTGATAAAACGTTGACAACACGAACCTCGTTTAGGTACATTCTCAGGTGCtacttttatttgttttttttacaaatattattattattattatctgtgTTGAATTCGTACAAAGATATATTGATATGTAATCTGAAattgattattcaataaattcttttcaaagaatttattatacatatgaaaacgaaaagtataaatttataaaggtTTAATGTTTAagataaaatttcaatgtaGGTGTTATCTATAACACAGTTTGACCTTTGTGGTATAACTCTTTTccttttacattttattattaaaattaattgccacaagttttgttttaaagaaatatattatttgtattttaaaatattgaatatttaaatttgatttcaTTAGATTTTTATGTAGTTTGTATTTTTAGTAGATGTGTatgaaaattgattgaattattttattaatttatttattttaatttgaatttttcatacaGGAATGATTGGCGTAGACAAAAATCAAGTACTTATTTACCAAGTGGATCGTATTATCAAGGAATTCCAATGCGTGATTCAATAAAAGTGTCATGTAATGGTGATGatacataaattataatgtaaaaatactATTAAGTATTGCATCAGTAGTCATCACACAAAGCTTAGCACAAATCAACACTTGGgaacaataaaatcaatacgAATAACCTCAACGTTTTTCCAGgcataaatatcaaaaataaatttgatgatgaagaattGTGTTTGTgattgaatacaaaaaaaaaaaaaattatttcctaaatatacagatatataaaactatatataattgttatttaagtATGACttgaaatctttttttttaagtttataatTGCATATCTGTGTTTTAcgtttaaaataacatttggAAAAGTACAAAATACATTTCGACAAGAGGTCCCTATATGTTGATCAATATGGATCtcttaaaatgaaataatattatttttaaaattcgatattcatttttttttttttttgtgtacaagttatttatttagtatcaattattaaaaaggtttaattttaatttcagctTTATTAACTACATGTGCAATATATTCATCACCCTTTaaaatgttgctaaaaaatcatattgatcatcaaaattaaatggcaatatttcttaatttgttttatttttttttgtgcacaTATCGTGATTacgaattatatataattattttatactttacaTATAATCAAAATTGTCTCGATATTTGTAAAACAATTAtgtagtattaaaaaaaaaaaattattattctttttctaagataatttatatatattttttcgaattgaaaaaatatgaaaaatttaaaaaaaaaacaataaaactaaaaattaaaaaaaaagcttttttaatCAATGTGTTGgtgtgaaatatttttgtttttgtaaacacatatttatgtatgtaaaattataattaaatatttccttgAAAACTGGTAtttattgcataaaaaaaatatatatatatattattgtttatcagGAATTGCTATTATCAGCAAGGTCATTATAATGCTATGAGGTAAAATATGTGAAAGTGATAGTTTAACTTGTGTTTGCAAACGTCACGCAACTTGTattcaaatgacaaataaGTCAAATTTTTCTACCATCAAAACGGTGTTAATTGTAACAtcaatttttccaataataataattacaataagaTTGTTAAAGAGTAATCCTGTTGTACAACCAGAAGTGACAATTCCTTTAGGTAAAATTTTAGgaaaatatacaacaacaaGACATGGAAGAGtcatcaatgaatttattggaATTCCATATGCAAAGCCACCAATTAATGAATTACGATTTCAAAATTCTGTACCAATTGAACCATGggatggaattttttttgctgacaATGATTGTCCAATTTGTTCACAAATATTAGAAAATGGAACGTATGTTGGTGTTGAAGATTGTCTAGTTATTAACGTCTACACCCCAAAggttaaaaaaacaatgaagaGTACTATCacaatcatcataataatttagtagtgaattaaactaatttttaatttatttagattgACACTAAAAAATTGTTGCCTGTTATGGTTTACATTCATGGTGGTGCATTTGTCAGAGGTGATTCAACACCTACATCTGTTGGTCCAGATTATCTTCTTGATCATGATGTTGTATTGGTCAGTATGAATTATAGACTTGGTGTACTTGGTTTTCTCAGTACAGGTGATCATTTTGCATCGGGTAATTTTGGATTAAAAGATCAGGCACTTGCATTAAAATGGGTACAAcagtatattaaatattttggagGCAATCCTGACAGTGTTACGTTATTTGGAGAAAGTGCTGGTGGTGTTAGTGTTAATTTTCATGTACTTTCAACAGCAACAAAAGGTAGATGTTCTAGCTAACATTTAAATagttatattgaaaaaaaatgttattgattatttataggTTTATTTCATCGTTATATTGCTCAAAGTGGAAGTGCATTATGTCCTTGGGCATTTGCAGAATCAACAACGTATAAAAAATACGCAACATTACTtggagaaaaatttaattgtccaacaaattcatcaaaacaTCTTATAATGTGTTTGCAAAATATCAatgtatttgatattattcattcaaatatatttactggTCTACAAGGACTCACTGGAATAACCTGGGTACCAACAGATGAGCCTGACAATGAGGATGCTTTTTTAACTGATGTTCCTCTTAAAATGCTTCTTGATGGTAAAATACAAGATCTACCAAGTATAAGTGGTGGTGTTAAAGATGAAGGACTTCTTGTTACAACtcgtatgtattttattcaattgccATTAATTGtgaatcataaaattttaacctttcaaaattaatttcagtaCTTTATGCAAACGAGACAATGTATAACTCTTTGTTAggaaattttgatgaatttttaaaattaataaccgACACTTATATACCAAAAGGACATTCTGCTAGTATTGCAAAAAGTATcaaggatttttattttgaagattTTAATGTTCACGATATAGCTAAAgcaagtaaattttaataaaatcataaaataaaagaatataaaaaattcattaatcttttattgaaaataaaagaatgttaattttttttttttttgtttagacaATGAAACAGCTTACAAACTTTGTGAGTGACGTAGCATTTATATTTCCTCAAGAATTACAACTAGAGCTTGCCATTGAAAGATCAACTAAccctcattattattattcttttgaaTATCGCGGTACATGGAGTAGAAcatctatatttttaaaaaataataaagatattgGAGTTTCCCATACGGAtgacttgatttatttattcaagcaTACACCTGATATGTATGAACTTCCAAATACAATTCAACTAAACAAAAATGATGACATGATGATTGATATTTTCACTGAGCTATGGGCTTCATTTGCAATTACTgggttataataaattacactcttttttcatttttttttccatataaatCTTTATGATAATTgcattaaaaagtttaatatatttttttttgttttagaataCCTACAACGAGTTAtgcaaataattcaaatatatggGAACCCTACAACAAAACTAAAAATCAACATCTAAGTATCAAAGACACAACTAATATAACTTTGCAAGAAAAAATACGAGAACCACAAATGCGTTTTTGGGGAAGTGTTCTATTGAAACTACTTTTTTGGtcaataaaatagataataaaataaaaaattgacaagtaaaaataaaatttgttatatttcaattatatattaaaaaaaaaaaaataatcagtgaatttggaattattattattttattctttaatatAAAAAGCAAATTGCTAACTGAtgtcataaatttttctatggaAAAGgcaacaatattaaaatgttttaatataaatttttttttttttactttatttggGGTACCTGAAGGTTCAAACTTTAACCCTCGTTTGCTTTGAGTTATTAGTTCTGTAACTTGTCCCTCTCTCATTTGTTGGCTGATGATATTAAACTATTCTTGAAAATGAATATACTATTGAAGTTACTAGGATGCTTAATAATCTCTTGACTGTTTCAGTAATTGGCATGGAATCTACTTAATCTCAGTAAATAGTatgttcattttataaaaataaatctatgtttattgttaatttgtaCTGATTAGTTATATATAGAGTAAATAATCACAAGAATCTTagtgtaattaataattatctttaatttaatttacacatTAATTTGGTAATTTCACTTGCAAGCCTATAAGCTTTATTATTGtccaacaattttattttttataatataaaaaaacattataatttaatattttattgttaaacatTGGGGTGATTTTATTTGGCAGTACGTACAACAATAAATgtagaataaaattcaaaagagGCTggtagaatttttatattggaaAATGTATTATATTCAGGACAAACCAGTGGATATTGATTTGCTTATGTAGTAGTCGAAGGATTTGCTACTCTGCTGCCTTCtatctaaatattttcaatcattttattgACGTTCCATTACCGTTGAGCAAAATATTATTCAGTTACACTTGTTAAAGCTAGACCGTATGTTGTATCCACTTATTCTctagattaaattttaatgcttCTATTACTACCATGATGTCAAGCATATATTACtgtttaatttgataatactccatatgattatttaataacatatacataataattgaAGCATTATCTTTGATGTAGCTCATATGtagtttattgtatttttattgataattttcacaCGAAAATATGAAAAGGCAATTACATGGAGTTAGGCAATATGACAAGTCGATATGACAAGTCAAAAGGAACGTGAGTTAGTGCATTTGAATGTACATTTgtttgtgtttatttaaattcaataaagcttgttatatataaatttgcataaaataaatactctaCATTCCGTTTAAGcgcaatataataaacaaccttttgttatttatgcagataaattattgtaatttcaatttgtatcttaaaaattatttaaattcagt is part of the Aphidius gifuensis isolate YNYX2018 linkage group LG1, ASM1490517v1, whole genome shotgun sequence genome and harbors:
- the LOC122860661 gene encoding esterase E4-like, producing MTNKSNFSTIKTVLIVTSIFPIIIITIRLLKSNPVVQPEVTIPLGKILGKYTTTRHGRVINEFIGIPYAKPPINELRFQNSVPIEPWDGIFFADNDCPICSQILENGTYVGVEDCLVINVYTPKIDTKKLLPVMVYIHGGAFVRGDSTPTSVGPDYLLDHDVVLVSMNYRLGVLGFLSTGDHFASGNFGLKDQALALKWVQQYIKYFGGNPDSVTLFGESAGGVSVNFHVLSTATKGLFHRYIAQSGSALCPWAFAESTTYKKYATLLGEKFNCPTNSSKHLIMCLQNINVFDIIHSNIFTGLQGLTGITWVPTDEPDNEDAFLTDVPLKMLLDGKIQDLPSISGGVKDEGLLVTTLLYANETMYNSLLGNFDEFLKLITDTYIPKGHSASIAKSIKDFYFEDFNVHDIAKANNETAYKLCE
- the LOC122851942 gene encoding neuromedin-K receptor-like isoform X3, whose product is MNKTLWSTEDGQTKPSMITLTSEYNSNIFEYDYADELYDVPTGIIILLSICYGSISFLAVVGNSLVMWIVATSKRMQSVTNCFIANLALADIVIGLFSIPFQFQAALLQRWNLPHFMCPFCPFVQVVCVNVSVFTLTAIALDRHRAVLKPLSARPSKLRAKIVIGGIWFISGTLAAPMAIASRVVFVPENPNDILTDPVHYKPFCQNVNVSEGTMLTYRALLGFLQYLTPLTIISCVYARMGFKLWGSKAPGNAQDSRDANLMKNKKKVIKMLVIVVLLFAGCWLPLQMYNVLQYTFPSINEYRYINIIWFCCDWLAMSNSCYNPFIYGIYNE
- the LOC122851942 gene encoding neuromedin-K receptor-like isoform X2 is translated as MNKTLWSTEDGQTKPSMITLTSEYNSNIFEYDYADELYDVPTGIIILLSICYGSISFLAVVGNSLVMWIVATSKRMQSVTNCFIANLALADIVIGLFSIPFQFQAALLQRWNLPHFMCPFCPFVQVVCVNVSVFTLTAIALDRHRAVLKPLSARPSKLRAKIVIGGIWFISGTLAAPMAIASRVVFVPENPNDILTDPVHYKPFCQNVNVSEGTMLTYRALLGFLQYLTPLTIISCVYARMGFKLWGSKAPGNAQDSRDANLMKNKKKVIKMLVIVVLLFAGCWLPLQMYNVLQYTFPSINEYRYINIIWFCCDWLAMSNSCYNPFIYGIYNEKFKKEFQQRCPLRSRKWSASVPNDSIDLDKTLTTRTSFRNDWRRQKSSTYLPSGSYYQGIPMRDSIKVSCNGDDT
- the LOC122851942 gene encoding neuromedin-K receptor-like isoform X1; amino-acid sequence: MNKTLWSTEDGQTKPSMITLTSEYNSNIFEYDYADELYDVPTGIIILLSICYGSISFLAVVGNSLVMWIVATSKRMQSVTNCFIANLALADIVIGLFSIPFQFQAALLQRWNLPHFMCPFCPFVQVVCVNVSVFTLTAIALDRHRAVLKPLSARPSKLRAKIVIGGIWFISGTLAAPMAIASRVVFVPENPNDILTDPVHYKPFCQNVNVSEGTMLTYRALLGFLQYLTPLTIISCVYARMGFKLWGSKAPGNAQDSRDANLMKNKKKVIKMLVIVVLLFAGCWLPLQMYNVLQYTFPSINEYRYINIIWFCCDWLAMSNSCYNPFIYGIYNEKFKKEFQQRCPLRSRKWSASVPNDSIDLDKTLTTRTSFRYILRNDWRRQKSSTYLPSGSYYQGIPMRDSIKVSCNGDDT